A section of the Abyssisolibacter fermentans genome encodes:
- a CDS encoding non-ribosomal peptide synthetase: protein MKDLSIDLALASAEYNKEKEYWMSNLEDFQKSSFCLNNKMIRKDKNYYQEEKIIIPENVAAYLVKLSNGSDKRLHMILVTIISTLLSKYTSNKDIVVGTTIYKQNSDVEFINTILPLRMIMKENMTFKELILSVRQTITKAVENQNYPMGQIINNLGLDVNNESYPLFDVGILLDNIHCRKYLGDVKLNTIFTFKRVDNSIEAILEYNTQIYDEKKIQKITNILGLILEQIISNINVQISDIEIITQEEKRKLVYEYNKIEVEYPKDETVAKLFEAIVSENADKTAVIFSDNEITYSKLNKKANQLASLLRAKGVKENTIVGIMLKPSIEIIISIIAVLKAGGTYLPIELDYPHKRIAYLLSDSEAKFLITQKDFNKKIEFSGEIIDINQNSIFTGNDQNLNIINKSSDLCYVIYTSGTTGKPKGVMIQHQSVINYISWAIKEYVCNKECTFPLFTSISFDLTVTSIFTSLLSGNKLRIYDGPHKELLIENVIEDNCVDIIKLTPSHLKMVKNKIGQSSKLKKLIIGGEVLETNLAVEIKKCFNESIELYNEYGPTEATVGCIVHKFCYENNKENAVSIGKPIQNTKIYILDKDLKPLPTGIVGEIYISGDVLARGYINKAELTEKNFINNPFVSGEKMYKTGDLAKWNEDGNIDCLGRSDHQLKIRGYRIELDEIACSLEKQEAVKEAVVAMNDNNKLTAYMVLKEKLTIDDIKNHLIEELPEYMIPLVFMQIDKVPLTINGKVNKKELLNMGMQINKGSSINLPQNEIEKSLLSLWRRLLEVEEISVTDNFFEIGGDSLKATLLVIKIQESFNKEISLLDVFNNPTIKELSEHINKIGFTNYEPIPVVEKRDYYPLSSAQKRMYYLNELQKNSINYNIRGAITITGMLNKEKFEKAMESIVKRHEAFRTAFIVRDDVIVQKVYEYNDINFKIKYCTARNKEEIDEIIKNSIVPFDLSKPPLLRVVLINTSLDKNIFVVDMHHIISDAVTSDIIINEFIKLYNNIELPDVKLQYKDYAQWHNEKLLSDAIKKQEDYWLNKYKNGVPLVKLMTDYPRPSFNDYQGDSIDFTIDDELTKKIRKMSGSYSVSRYMFMLSAYFTLLFKYTTQKQLAVGMLVSGRNHPDLQNIIGMFVNTLIIKAQVDKDKPFNQLLNDIKKDTLEALDNQDFQFEMLVKKLDKRKEQRHSELINVMFVFQNKDYEFLEFDDFKFEPYGFKSNTSKFDIVFTCVEGTNNLKLNIEYSTRIFKKETIELMIRHYINILNEVVNNLEINVGDINMHSKEELLMIKEYTKKQNTRNIDADFDL, encoded by the coding sequence ATGAAAGATTTGTCTATTGATTTAGCTCTAGCTAGTGCAGAATATAACAAAGAAAAAGAATATTGGATGAGTAATTTAGAAGATTTTCAGAAAAGTTCTTTTTGCTTAAACAATAAAATGATTAGAAAAGATAAAAACTATTATCAGGAGGAAAAAATCATAATACCAGAAAACGTAGCAGCATATTTAGTAAAATTAAGCAATGGTTCAGATAAAAGATTACATATGATTTTAGTTACTATTATATCTACCTTACTAAGCAAATACACCAGTAATAAAGATATTGTTGTAGGAACAACTATATATAAGCAAAATAGTGATGTAGAATTTATAAATACGATTCTACCATTAAGAATGATAATGAAAGAAAATATGACATTTAAGGAATTAATACTATCAGTAAGACAAACCATAACCAAAGCAGTCGAAAACCAAAACTATCCTATGGGACAAATTATTAATAACTTAGGTTTAGATGTTAACAATGAAAGTTATCCATTATTTGATGTAGGAATATTACTTGACAATATTCACTGTAGAAAATACTTAGGAGATGTTAAATTAAATACAATTTTTACATTTAAGAGAGTAGATAATAGTATTGAAGCAATATTGGAATACAATACACAAATATATGATGAAAAGAAGATACAGAAAATAACTAATATTTTAGGCTTGATACTAGAACAAATTATATCAAATATTAATGTACAAATTAGTGATATTGAGATAATTACACAAGAAGAAAAAAGGAAACTTGTTTATGAATATAATAAAATAGAGGTAGAGTATCCTAAAGATGAAACAGTAGCTAAACTATTTGAAGCTATAGTAAGTGAAAACGCTGACAAAACAGCAGTTATCTTTAGTGACAATGAGATAACCTATAGCAAATTAAACAAAAAAGCAAATCAATTAGCATCCTTGCTAAGAGCAAAGGGAGTTAAAGAAAACACCATAGTAGGTATTATGCTAAAACCTTCAATAGAGATTATTATAAGTATAATAGCTGTTCTTAAAGCTGGTGGAACATATCTGCCTATAGAACTTGATTATCCGCATAAAAGAATAGCTTACCTTTTATCAGATAGTGAGGCTAAATTTCTTATAACTCAGAAAGATTTTAATAAGAAGATTGAATTTAGTGGTGAAATAATTGATATTAACCAAAATTCTATATTTACTGGGAATGATCAAAATTTAAATATAATTAATAAAAGCAGTGATTTATGTTATGTAATATATACCTCTGGAACTACTGGTAAACCTAAAGGAGTAATGATACAGCATCAGTCTGTAATTAATTATATATCATGGGCTATAAAAGAATATGTTTGTAATAAAGAATGTACATTTCCTCTTTTTACATCAATTTCTTTTGACTTAACAGTAACTTCTATTTTTACATCATTGTTATCTGGCAATAAGCTTAGAATTTATGATGGTCCACATAAGGAGTTATTGATCGAAAATGTTATAGAGGATAATTGTGTAGATATTATAAAATTAACACCTTCTCATTTAAAAATGGTAAAAAATAAAATAGGTCAAAGCTCAAAACTTAAAAAATTAATCATAGGTGGAGAAGTATTAGAGACTAATTTAGCAGTAGAAATTAAAAAATGTTTTAATGAATCAATTGAATTATATAACGAATATGGACCTACAGAAGCAACTGTTGGATGTATAGTTCATAAGTTTTGTTATGAAAATAACAAAGAAAATGCAGTATCTATTGGTAAACCAATTCAAAATACTAAGATTTATATTTTAGATAAAGATCTAAAACCTTTACCTACAGGAATTGTAGGAGAAATATATATAAGTGGTGATGTTTTAGCTAGAGGTTATATTAATAAAGCAGAATTAACAGAAAAGAATTTTATTAATAATCCATTTGTTTCAGGAGAAAAAATGTATAAAACAGGAGATTTAGCTAAATGGAATGAAGATGGGAATATAGATTGTTTGGGTAGGTCTGATCATCAGTTAAAGATAAGAGGCTATAGGATAGAGCTAGATGAAATAGCTTGTAGCTTAGAAAAACAAGAGGCTGTTAAAGAAGCGGTTGTAGCGATGAATGATAATAACAAATTGACTGCATATATGGTGTTAAAAGAAAAACTGACAATTGATGATATAAAGAATCATCTTATTGAGGAATTACCAGAATACATGATACCACTTGTTTTCATGCAAATAGATAAAGTTCCGTTAACGATAAATGGAAAAGTCAATAAGAAAGAATTATTAAATATGGGAATGCAGATAAATAAGGGTAGTAGCATAAATTTACCTCAAAATGAAATAGAAAAATCATTGCTGTCTTTGTGGAGAAGATTACTTGAAGTTGAAGAAATAAGTGTAACTGATAACTTTTTCGAGATTGGTGGAGATTCTCTTAAAGCTACGTTGCTTGTAATAAAAATACAAGAAAGCTTTAATAAAGAAATAAGCTTGTTGGATGTATTCAATAATCCTACAATAAAAGAGCTTTCAGAGCACATAAATAAAATAGGATTTACTAATTATGAACCAATTCCAGTTGTAGAAAAAAGAGATTATTATCCATTATCTTCTGCTCAAAAAAGAATGTATTATTTAAACGAACTACAAAAAAATAGCATAAATTATAACATTCGTGGAGCAATAACGATTACAGGAATGTTAAATAAAGAAAAGTTCGAAAAAGCTATGGAAAGTATAGTGAAGCGTCATGAAGCATTTAGAACTGCATTTATAGTAAGAGATGATGTGATAGTTCAAAAAGTGTATGAATATAACGATATAAATTTTAAAATTAAATATTGCACAGCTAGAAATAAAGAAGAAATAGACGAAATTATAAAGAATTCTATTGTACCTTTTGATTTATCAAAACCACCATTATTAAGAGTTGTATTGATAAATACTTCCCTTGATAAAAATATTTTTGTAGTGGACATGCATCATATTATATCAGATGCGGTAACTTCTGACATAATAATAAATGAATTTATTAAACTTTATAATAATATAGAATTGCCAGATGTTAAATTACAGTATAAAGATTATGCTCAGTGGCATAATGAGAAATTATTGAGCGATGCTATAAAGAAACAAGAAGATTACTGGCTTAATAAATATAAAAATGGTGTACCATTAGTTAAATTGATGACCGACTATCCTAGACCATCATTTAATGATTATCAAGGTGATTCAATTGATTTTACTATAGATGATGAGTTAACAAAAAAAATAAGGAAAATGTCTGGTTCGTATTCTGTTTCAAGGTATATGTTTATGCTCTCGGCTTATTTTACATTGCTATTTAAATATACTACTCAGAAGCAATTAGCTGTTGGCATGTTAGTATCAGGACGAAATCATCCTGATTTACAAAATATTATAGGAATGTTTGTAAATACTTTAATCATAAAGGCTCAAGTTGATAAAGATAAACCGTTTAATCAGTTATTAAACGATATTAAAAAAGATACATTAGAAGCTCTTGATAATCAAGATTTTCAATTTGAAATGTTGGTAAAGAAACTGGATAAAAGAAAGGAACAACGACACAGTGAACTAATAAATGTTATGTTTGTATTTCAAAACAAAGATTATGAATTCTTAGAATTTGATGATTTTAAATTCGAACCGTATGGGTTTAAGAGTAATACCTCAAAATTTGATATTGTTTTTACTTGCGTTGAAGGAACTAATAATTTAAAACTAAATATTGAGTATAGCACTAGAATATTTAAGAAAGAAACTATTGAGCTTATGATAAGACATTATATAAATATTTTAAATGAAGTGGTAAATAACTTGGAAATTAATGTGGGAGACATTAATATGCATTCAAAAGAAGAGCTTCTCATGATTAAAGAATACACTAAAAAGCAAAATACAAGAAATATAGATGCAGATTTTGATTTATAG
- a CDS encoding non-ribosomal peptide synthetase, producing MENISKNGDIKELINTKQKEYWLSQLSGELQEVQLMSDYDIKERSEIKLKEVSFSIPEELSMKILKLGKSSDLSLYLILLTSLKILVNKYTGIDDIIIGSPMYKYDDEENELANLVALRDKINNETTFKNLLYSIRGTTLEAYENQNYPYEKIIEQLTILNNDNKVSLFGIICEFGNIHKAIEKIPNNCNILISLTRTENNIVGTFRYNSNMYKESTINQVISHYINILDDNINNPQKPINNICMLTDAEIKRILNDFNDTREEFLKNKVVHELFEMQEKKTPNNIAVTFENKEITYKELNEKANQLARLLRKKSTANDTIVSIMVDRSIEMIIAILGTLKAGMVYMPIDPAYPTGRRKYIYEDSKTEILISQKHLLLEDSIELDFFKTDNIVLADDESIYTGESTNLVNTKKSDDLIYILYTSGTTGNPKGVMVKHSNIVNYVHAFLKEFKVNENSKVLQQASNTFDVFVEEVYPTLLSGGCVVIAAVDEIKDILRLTQLIRTKNISLISCSPLLLNEINQLPILPSVKTYISGGDVLKGNYISNIIKTANVYNTYGPTEATVCCSYYKCIGEDITNVPIGRPISNYKAYIFDKNMNLLPIGIPGELCVTGEGVTKGYLNLPEFTNKKYVENPFNSTETMYKTGDLARWLPDGNIEFLGRIDNQVKIRGYRIELKEIENRLLEYEKINNAVVIIKEDSIGDKQLYSYVISDEDITSQEVKEYLKEYLPKYMIPLYIIKIDEMPVTANGKIDYKTLAKLDDSSTIKTAYQAPSTKTEETLVQIWKEVLSIDEKIGVKDNFFELGGHSLRIMKLCVKINNHFNIEVQLTDIYNLQSIEKMAQYIDNSVRKKKNLALEIAEKRDYYPLSPAQNRIFIMNSMIEDNTNYNMPFITRLEGELSKDKLTEVIYKLIMRHETLRTSFENIEGTTVQRINDKIDFKLNYIEKDEKEVVSVIKEFIKPFDLSKAPLCRACLIKIGNNSYIFILDLHHIIFDGVSSTILINDFVKLYNGDELPKQKFQYKDYVLWHQKMELTSWRKKQEEYWLNQFKGEIPILQLPTDYKRPLVKSCVGKDYRFVIDQKITNKLHKLMNETSTTTFMVLLTAYNILLFKYSGQEDIIIGSPIAGRINEDLYSIIGMFVNMIPIRTYPQYTKSFRELLEEVKTKSLGFYENQDYQYEELIDKLKLKRDPARNMLFDCVFSYHEENSVEIQCGKFKLYEYPLENNRSTYDLILKGYENDNKMMMTIEYDSMLFKEETIKEMSENYINIINQVVDNADILLKDIKNSYDTSILDTTSVEIDDGEFVL from the coding sequence ATGGAGAATATAAGTAAAAATGGTGATATTAAAGAATTAATAAATACCAAACAAAAAGAATATTGGCTTAGTCAATTGTCAGGGGAATTGCAAGAAGTCCAACTGATGTCAGATTATGACATTAAAGAAAGAAGTGAAATAAAACTAAAAGAGGTGTCTTTTAGCATTCCAGAAGAATTATCAATGAAAATTTTAAAACTGGGTAAATCATCAGATTTATCACTATATCTTATATTACTTACAAGTTTGAAAATATTAGTCAATAAATATACAGGTATAGATGATATTATTATAGGTTCGCCAATGTATAAATATGATGATGAAGAAAATGAATTAGCTAATTTAGTTGCTTTGAGAGATAAAATTAATAATGAAACAACATTTAAAAATTTACTTTATAGTATTAGGGGCACTACTTTAGAAGCTTATGAAAATCAAAATTATCCTTATGAAAAAATTATAGAACAACTTACTATTTTAAATAATGACAATAAAGTGAGTTTGTTTGGAATAATATGTGAGTTTGGTAATATACACAAAGCAATAGAGAAGATACCAAATAATTGCAATATATTAATATCATTAACAAGAACAGAAAATAATATTGTGGGTACATTTAGGTATAATTCCAATATGTATAAAGAATCGACTATTAATCAAGTAATAAGCCACTATATTAATATTCTAGATGATAATATCAACAACCCACAAAAACCAATTAATAATATTTGTATGTTAACAGATGCTGAAATAAAACGAATTCTTAACGATTTCAATGATACTAGAGAAGAATTTTTAAAAAATAAAGTTGTACATGAACTATTCGAAATGCAGGAAAAGAAGACTCCAAATAACATTGCAGTGACATTTGAAAATAAGGAAATAACTTATAAAGAGTTAAATGAAAAAGCAAATCAATTAGCGAGATTATTAAGGAAAAAAAGCACTGCAAATGATACTATCGTATCGATTATGGTTGATCGATCAATAGAAATGATAATAGCAATATTAGGGACTTTGAAAGCAGGAATGGTGTATATGCCTATAGACCCTGCTTATCCAACAGGTAGAAGAAAATATATATATGAAGACAGTAAAACAGAAATATTAATTTCACAGAAGCATTTATTGTTAGAAGACAGCATTGAACTTGATTTCTTTAAAACAGATAACATTGTGCTTGCTGATGATGAAAGTATTTATACAGGAGAAAGCACTAATTTAGTAAATACTAAAAAATCAGATGATTTAATTTATATATTATACACATCAGGAACAACAGGCAATCCAAAGGGAGTAATGGTCAAACACAGTAATATAGTAAATTATGTACATGCATTCTTAAAAGAGTTTAAAGTAAATGAAAATAGTAAAGTATTACAGCAGGCAAGCAACACTTTTGATGTCTTCGTAGAAGAAGTGTATCCAACTTTATTAAGTGGTGGATGTGTTGTTATTGCCGCAGTAGATGAAATAAAAGACATATTGCGCTTAACACAGCTAATAAGAACAAAAAATATTTCTCTAATTTCATGCTCACCACTATTGCTTAACGAAATAAATCAATTACCAATATTACCAAGTGTAAAAACTTATATTAGTGGAGGAGATGTATTAAAAGGTAACTATATATCAAACATTATAAAAACGGCAAATGTATATAATACTTATGGTCCTACAGAAGCAACAGTATGTTGTAGTTACTATAAGTGTATTGGTGAAGACATAACAAATGTACCAATAGGCAGACCAATATCAAACTATAAAGCTTATATATTTGATAAGAATATGAATTTATTACCTATAGGAATACCGGGAGAACTATGTGTAACTGGAGAAGGAGTAACAAAGGGTTATTTGAATTTACCAGAGTTTACTAATAAAAAATATGTAGAGAATCCATTTAACTCTACAGAAACAATGTATAAAACAGGTGATTTAGCGAGATGGCTTCCAGACGGGAATATAGAGTTTTTAGGAAGAATAGATAATCAAGTAAAAATAAGGGGATACAGAATAGAATTAAAGGAAATAGAAAACAGATTATTAGAGTATGAAAAAATAAATAATGCTGTAGTAATAATAAAAGAAGATAGTATAGGAGATAAACAGCTATATTCATATGTAATTTCTGATGAAGATATAACTTCCCAAGAAGTTAAAGAATATCTAAAAGAATATTTACCTAAATATATGATACCTTTATATATTATCAAAATAGATGAAATGCCTGTTACTGCTAATGGTAAGATTGACTATAAAACACTTGCAAAATTAGATGACAGCTCCACAATAAAAACAGCTTACCAAGCACCATCTACAAAAACTGAAGAAACTTTAGTGCAGATTTGGAAAGAGGTACTTTCAATAGACGAAAAAATAGGTGTAAAAGATAATTTTTTTGAACTAGGTGGACATTCACTGAGAATAATGAAATTGTGTGTAAAGATTAATAATCATTTTAATATAGAAGTTCAGTTAACTGATATATATAATCTTCAAAGCATAGAAAAAATGGCTCAATACATTGATAATAGTGTAAGAAAAAAGAAAAATCTAGCATTAGAGATTGCAGAAAAAAGGGATTATTATCCTCTATCTCCTGCACAAAACAGAATTTTTATTATGAACAGTATGATAGAAGATAATACGAATTATAATATGCCTTTTATTACAAGGTTAGAAGGAGAGCTATCTAAAGATAAGCTTACCGAAGTAATATATAAATTAATTATGAGACATGAAACACTAAGAACAAGCTTTGAAAATATAGAAGGAACAACAGTTCAAAGAATAAACGATAAAATTGACTTTAAATTAAATTATATAGAAAAAGATGAAAAAGAAGTGGTATCTGTTATCAAAGAATTTATTAAACCATTTGACTTAAGTAAGGCACCTTTATGTAGAGCTTGCCTAATAAAAATAGGAAACAATAGTTATATATTTATATTAGATTTGCATCATATTATATTTGATGGAGTTTCAAGTACAATATTAATTAATGATTTTGTTAAGTTATACAATGGTGATGAATTACCAAAGCAAAAATTTCAATATAAAGACTATGTACTATGGCATCAAAAAATGGAATTGACATCATGGAGAAAAAAACAAGAAGAATATTGGCTAAACCAATTCAAAGGAGAAATACCAATATTACAATTACCTACTGACTATAAAAGACCATTAGTTAAAAGTTGTGTAGGGAAAGATTATAGATTTGTTATAGATCAAAAAATTACAAATAAGTTGCATAAACTTATGAATGAGACCAGTACAACAACATTTATGGTACTTCTAACGGCGTATAATATTCTATTATTTAAGTATTCTGGTCAAGAAGATATAATAATTGGAAGTCCTATAGCAGGGAGAATAAATGAAGATCTATATTCAATAATAGGAATGTTTGTAAATATGATTCCTATTAGAACGTATCCACAATATACTAAGAGCTTTAGAGAGCTTCTAGAAGAAGTTAAGACGAAATCGTTAGGATTTTATGAGAATCAGGATTACCAATATGAAGAATTAATAGATAAGCTTAAACTAAAGAGAGATCCTGCAAGGAATATGTTATTTGATTGTGTTTTTTCATATCATGAAGAAAACTCAGTTGAAATTCAGTGTGGTAAATTTAAATTATATGAATATCCATTAGAAAATAACAGATCTACGTACGATTTAATTTTAAAGGGATATGAAAATGATAATAAAATGATGATGACTATAGAATATGATTCTATGCTGTTTAAAGAAGAGACTATAAAAGAAATGAGTGAAAACTATATCAATATAATTAATCAAGTGGTAGATAATGCAGATATTTTACTTAAAGATATTAAAAATTCATATGATACATCGATTTTAGATACAACAAGCGTAGAGATTGATGATGGTGAGTTTGTACTGTAG